The following proteins are encoded in a genomic region of Bosea beijingensis:
- a CDS encoding DSD1 family PLP-dependent enzyme — protein sequence MTFGAAKLNEKLVGEPGSRARLETPAAVLDLDLFEHNIALMAETCRRFGLNLRPHAKSHKCAEITRRQMAAGALGNCCAKPGELLALFEGGVRDLLLSAPIASAAKIDALARAAAGGGRIGVVVDRADLAAAYAEAAQRHGTAFDVLVDLDVGLKRSGVATPAEAVELARLVSGLDGLRYRGVQAYQGRVQHIDDFAARRAANQEMGRLLAAMIEALRVAGFAPEIVSGGGTGSHLLDGEDRLLTEIQAGSYVFMDEAYDSVDMHGRGGPEFRSALRIAVTVIGHSSLGFAITDGGSKSFALDGPPPRVFLGGDPVGRIEWCGDEFGRILPAEGQGALPIGTVVECTVPHCDPTINLHDILHVVRGDDLVAQWPVEARGRAD from the coding sequence ATGACGTTCGGTGCGGCCAAGCTCAATGAAAAGCTCGTCGGCGAGCCCGGCAGCCGGGCCCGGCTGGAGACGCCGGCCGCCGTGCTCGACCTCGACTTGTTCGAGCACAATATCGCGCTGATGGCAGAGACCTGCCGCAGGTTCGGATTGAACCTCAGACCGCATGCGAAATCCCACAAATGCGCCGAGATCACCCGCCGGCAGATGGCGGCGGGAGCGCTCGGCAACTGCTGTGCCAAGCCGGGCGAATTGCTCGCACTGTTCGAGGGTGGCGTCCGCGATCTCCTGCTCAGTGCCCCGATCGCCAGCGCCGCCAAGATCGATGCGCTGGCGCGCGCCGCAGCGGGCGGCGGGCGCATCGGCGTCGTGGTTGATCGGGCCGATCTCGCCGCTGCCTATGCCGAGGCGGCGCAGCGGCACGGCACAGCCTTCGACGTGCTGGTCGATCTCGATGTCGGGCTGAAGCGCAGCGGCGTCGCGACCCCGGCCGAAGCGGTTGAACTGGCGAGGCTCGTTTCCGGGCTGGACGGGCTGCGCTATCGCGGCGTGCAAGCCTATCAGGGCCGCGTCCAGCATATCGACGATTTCGCCGCCCGCCGCGCCGCCAACCAGGAGATGGGCCGGCTGCTCGCCGCCATGATCGAGGCGCTGCGCGTGGCCGGCTTCGCGCCGGAGATCGTCTCGGGCGGCGGGACCGGCAGCCATCTCCTCGACGGCGAGGACCGGTTGCTGACCGAGATCCAGGCCGGCTCCTATGTCTTCATGGACGAGGCTTATGACAGCGTTGACATGCATGGTCGCGGTGGGCCGGAGTTCAGATCGGCGCTGCGCATCGCCGTCACCGTGATCGGCCACAGCTCGCTCGGCTTTGCTATCACCGATGGCGGCAGCAAGAGCTTTGCGCTCGACGGGCCGCCGCCGCGTGTCTTCCTCGGAGGCGATCCGGTCGGGCGGATCGAATGGTGCGGTGACGAGTTCGGCCGCATCCTTCCTGCGGAAGGGCAAGGAGCCCTGCCGATCGGCACGGTGGTCGAATGTACCGTCCCGCATTGCGATCCGACGATCAACCTGCATGACATCCTGCATGTCGTGCGCGGCGACGATCTCGTGGCGCAATGGCCGGTCGAGGCGCGGGGCCGCGCTGACTGA
- a CDS encoding ABC transporter permease produces the protein MSDLRKALGGLDWSGWLGAGIVGLIVLAAIFAPLIAPYDPLALNIEDRLAAPDIKYWLGTDQGGRDVLSRILFGARASLSVGIGAVLIGAAIGVSAGIFAAYKGGLGEQIVMRIVDGVASIPLLVWAIAIVGILGVGPLPVGPLMLPNEVKIVVLVGCLFSPVFARVTYAVAKRIAGADYVRARFLQGASHWQIVSGDVLPNCLSPIIVQGTLLVAIGIVIEASISFVGLGVQPPQPSWGTMLSDARSAIYSGEWWLPVFPGLAISLTVIGFNLLGDAVRELFDPRSEARTLVA, from the coding sequence ATGAGCGATCTGCGCAAAGCCCTCGGGGGCCTTGACTGGAGCGGCTGGCTCGGAGCCGGAATCGTCGGGCTGATCGTGCTCGCGGCGATCTTCGCGCCGCTGATCGCGCCCTATGATCCGCTCGCGCTCAACATCGAGGACAGGCTGGCCGCGCCTGACATCAAGTACTGGCTCGGCACCGACCAGGGCGGGCGCGACGTGCTGAGCCGCATCCTGTTCGGCGCCCGCGCCTCGCTCTCGGTCGGGATCGGCGCGGTGCTGATCGGCGCGGCGATCGGCGTCTCCGCCGGGATCTTCGCCGCCTACAAGGGCGGACTCGGCGAGCAGATCGTCATGCGCATCGTCGACGGCGTCGCCTCGATCCCGCTGCTTGTCTGGGCGATCGCCATCGTCGGCATCCTCGGCGTCGGGCCGCTGCCTGTGGGGCCGCTGATGCTGCCGAACGAGGTCAAGATCGTCGTCCTCGTCGGCTGCCTGTTCTCGCCGGTCTTCGCCCGCGTCACTTATGCGGTGGCCAAGCGCATCGCCGGGGCCGACTATGTCCGCGCCCGCTTCCTGCAGGGCGCCTCGCACTGGCAGATCGTCAGCGGTGACGTGCTGCCGAACTGCCTGTCGCCGATCATCGTGCAGGGCACGCTGCTGGTCGCGATCGGCATCGTCATCGAGGCCTCGATCAGCTTCGTCGGCCTCGGCGTGCAGCCGCCGCAGCCGAGCTGGGGCACCATGCTCTCCGATGCCCGCAGCGCGATCTATTCCGGCGAATGGTGGCTGCCGGTCTTCCCGGGTCTCGCCATCTCGCTGACTGTGATCGGTTTCAATCTTCTGGGCGATGCGGTGCGCGAACTCTTCGACCCCCGCAGCGAAGCCAGGACGCTGGTCGCATGA
- a CDS encoding Crp/Fnr family transcriptional regulator — MASILAGLKPVIRELAAGETLFASGDATRGFFLVRRGQIRLARFSASGCETLLFVAGPGERFAEASLFVETYHCDARAVAESSVACFPKSAALALLEGDATARLELTADLARQVMELRSALTLRDVRSARERVLGYLVARTGVDGRTITIGGPLKDIAAMIGLAPEVLYRTLALLESERIIRRGNGIIELT; from the coding sequence ATGGCGTCCATCCTCGCCGGATTGAAGCCGGTCATTCGGGAACTCGCGGCGGGCGAGACTCTATTCGCGAGCGGGGATGCGACGCGGGGCTTCTTCCTGGTCCGCAGAGGGCAGATTCGCCTTGCGCGCTTCAGCGCCAGTGGGTGCGAGACCCTCCTCTTCGTCGCCGGACCGGGAGAGCGTTTCGCCGAAGCCTCGTTGTTCGTCGAGACATATCATTGCGATGCGCGGGCCGTGGCGGAGAGCTCGGTCGCCTGCTTTCCCAAGTCAGCGGCGCTCGCCCTGTTGGAGGGCGATGCGACCGCACGGTTGGAGCTAACGGCGGACCTTGCTCGGCAGGTGATGGAACTCCGGTCCGCCTTGACCCTGCGCGATGTTCGCTCGGCGCGAGAGCGGGTGCTCGGCTACCTCGTGGCGCGAACCGGCGTCGACGGCCGCACCATTACCATCGGCGGGCCGCTGAAGGACATCGCGGCGATGATCGGTCTGGCGCCTGAGGTTCTGTACCGGACGCTCGCGCTGTTGGAATCCGAACGGATCATTCGGAGAGGAAACGGCATTATCGAGCTGACATGA
- a CDS encoding multicopper oxidase family protein, translated as MNRRRFLTAAMTGAAALGANALMRPAASLAQGASSPSPIDLRVVSRTIEVHGRSARVFGLLQPDGRHGLILEAGSNFDVRLANEIGEATMIHWHGLTPPWHQDGVPDNPKPLLKPGDVARYTFPVGAGGTHWMHAHTLQEQNLLAAPLIVRTASDLARDEQEVVVLLHDFSFKPAEELLAKLKGGGGHAAPMDHSAMGHGGNTHQPATTSQATASDLNDIDYDAYLANDRALDDPDVIRVERGGRVRLRIINGATATAFTIETGSVPGTLFAVDGRDVEPIVGTAFPLSMGQRLDIRLSLPLGPGAYPVLALREGASERTGVILATQGASVQRVAGSAEHAGPIVELGLERKLRALHSLPVRAPDRRFALTLTGRMQDYTWGIGGADDLRIRKGERIEVTMRNASMMSHPMHLHGHHFQVTAIDGVSLPGAVRDTVLVPPDAAVTITFDADNPGRWPLHCHHLYHMATGMMAQLAYEGIG; from the coding sequence ATGAACCGTCGCAGATTCCTCACTGCCGCAATGACCGGGGCCGCGGCGCTCGGCGCGAACGCCTTGATGCGCCCCGCCGCCAGTCTCGCCCAGGGAGCGAGCAGCCCATCACCGATCGACCTCCGGGTCGTCAGCCGGACCATCGAAGTCCACGGGAGGAGCGCCCGCGTGTTCGGCCTTCTGCAACCCGATGGCCGCCATGGGCTCATCCTGGAAGCGGGATCGAACTTCGACGTCCGCCTTGCCAACGAAATCGGCGAGGCCACGATGATCCACTGGCATGGCCTGACCCCTCCTTGGCACCAGGACGGCGTGCCGGACAATCCGAAGCCACTGCTCAAGCCGGGCGATGTCGCCCGCTACACCTTCCCCGTAGGCGCTGGCGGCACACATTGGATGCACGCTCATACGCTTCAGGAACAGAACCTGCTGGCGGCCCCCCTCATCGTCAGGACGGCCTCCGATCTCGCGCGCGACGAGCAGGAGGTGGTCGTCCTGCTGCACGACTTCTCCTTCAAGCCCGCCGAGGAATTGCTCGCGAAGCTGAAGGGCGGCGGAGGTCACGCCGCGCCGATGGACCATTCCGCGATGGGCCACGGGGGCAACACTCACCAGCCTGCGACGACAAGCCAAGCGACGGCCAGCGACCTCAACGACATCGACTACGATGCCTATCTCGCCAATGATCGCGCTCTCGATGATCCCGACGTGATCCGGGTGGAGCGTGGCGGCCGGGTCCGCCTACGCATCATCAACGGCGCCACCGCGACGGCCTTCACCATCGAGACTGGATCGGTTCCCGGCACGCTCTTTGCGGTGGATGGCAGGGACGTCGAGCCGATCGTCGGCACGGCCTTCCCGCTCAGCATGGGCCAGCGGCTCGACATCCGGCTGTCCTTGCCTTTGGGTCCGGGCGCCTATCCCGTTCTCGCGCTGCGTGAAGGGGCCAGCGAACGCACCGGGGTGATCCTCGCCACGCAGGGAGCCTCGGTGCAACGCGTCGCCGGAAGCGCCGAGCACGCCGGTCCGATCGTCGAACTCGGACTCGAGCGGAAGCTGCGGGCCCTGCATTCGCTTCCCGTCCGGGCTCCCGATCGCCGCTTCGCGCTGACCCTCACCGGCCGGATGCAGGACTACACGTGGGGGATCGGCGGCGCGGACGATCTCCGGATCCGGAAAGGCGAGAGGATCGAGGTCACGATGCGAAACGCATCGATGATGTCGCATCCGATGCACCTGCACGGTCATCATTTCCAGGTCACCGCCATCGACGGGGTATCGCTCCCGGGAGCCGTGCGCGATACGGTCCTCGTGCCGCCGGACGCAGCCGTGACGATCACGTTCGATGCCGACAATCCCGGCCGCTGGCCGTTGCATTGTCACCACCTCTACCACATGGCGACGGGCATGATGGCCCAGCTTGCCTATGAAGGGATCGGCTAG
- a CDS encoding ABC transporter ATP-binding protein — protein sequence MSPALLSVEGLRVGFRSAGGGVVEAVRGVDFSVAPGEAVGIVGESGSGKSLSMLAVMRLLGAPARVTGGRVIFDGENLLAADEKRMRALRGRDIAMVFQDPQSSLNPALTIGRQITDVVRAHRGVSSAEARRIAAEALERVGIRDAGKRLASYPHEFSGGMRQRALIAMAIACRPRLLIADEPTTALDVTVQAQIVDLIAELRRELGLAVVFISHNLQLVAEIVDRVVVMYGGKVVEDGPVEAIELAPRHPYTALLKACVPSLTGPVGPLTAIEGAPPRLGRLPAGCPFSPRCPEAAESCRHQMPPLIDEAGHRTACWRPR from the coding sequence ATGAGCCCTGCCTTGCTCAGCGTCGAGGGTCTGCGCGTCGGCTTCCGCTCGGCCGGCGGCGGTGTGGTCGAGGCGGTGCGCGGCGTCGACTTTTCCGTCGCGCCGGGCGAGGCCGTCGGCATTGTCGGTGAATCCGGCTCCGGCAAGAGCCTCAGCATGCTGGCGGTGATGCGGCTGCTTGGCGCGCCGGCGCGCGTGACCGGCGGACGTGTGATCTTTGACGGCGAGAACCTGCTCGCCGCTGACGAAAAACGCATGCGGGCGCTGCGCGGGCGCGACATCGCCATGGTCTTCCAGGATCCGCAGAGCTCGCTCAATCCGGCGCTGACCATCGGCCGGCAGATCACCGACGTGGTGCGGGCGCATCGTGGCGTCTCGTCAGCCGAGGCACGGCGTATCGCGGCGGAAGCACTGGAGCGTGTCGGCATCCGCGATGCCGGCAAGCGCCTCGCTTCCTATCCGCACGAATTCTCCGGCGGCATGCGCCAGCGCGCCCTGATCGCCATGGCGATCGCCTGCCGGCCGCGCCTGTTGATCGCCGACGAGCCGACCACCGCGCTCGACGTCACCGTCCAGGCGCAGATCGTCGACCTGATCGCGGAACTGCGCCGTGAACTTGGCCTCGCCGTCGTTTTCATCTCGCACAACCTCCAGCTCGTCGCCGAGATCGTCGACCGTGTCGTCGTGATGTATGGCGGCAAGGTTGTCGAGGACGGGCCGGTCGAGGCGATCGAGCTTGCGCCGCGCCATCCCTATACAGCACTGCTCAAGGCCTGCGTGCCGAGCCTGACCGGACCGGTCGGCCCGCTCACGGCGATCGAGGGTGCGCCGCCGCGGCTCGGCCGCTTGCCCGCCGGCTGTCCATTCTCGCCGCGCTGCCCGGAGGCTGCCGAGAGCTGCCGCCATCAGATGCCGCCTCTCATCGATGAAGCCGGGCATCGCACCGCCTGCTGGAGGCCGCGATGA
- a CDS encoding ATP-binding cassette domain-containing protein: protein MTGPILSLRGVSKSFPQGGLLDRLLGRDIRLVALDDVSLDVMRGDVVGIVGESGSGKSTLAGLAVGLARPTSGDVLLDGQPMAELMRDHAGPWRRRVQMVFQDSSSALNPRKSIARCLGETLALRGVPRAQREGEIADLLTLVGLGPEIGPRLPHELSGGQRQRIGLARALAMKPEVLIADEPVSALDVSLQAQVINLLSRLTRELGLTLLFISHDLALVRTLCSRIVVMRKGAIVEQGPCLDVLDRPQHPYTQALIAAVPKGLAGRRTPLPVRADAATTETREDIHGAA, encoded by the coding sequence ATGACCGGCCCGATCCTGTCGCTGCGCGGCGTCTCCAAATCCTTCCCGCAGGGTGGGCTGCTCGACCGTCTGCTCGGGCGCGACATTCGGCTCGTCGCACTCGACGATGTCAGCCTCGACGTGATGCGCGGCGATGTCGTCGGCATCGTCGGCGAGAGCGGCTCGGGCAAGTCGACGCTGGCGGGCCTGGCGGTCGGGCTGGCGCGGCCGACCTCCGGCGACGTCCTGCTCGACGGCCAGCCGATGGCCGAGCTGATGCGCGACCATGCCGGGCCGTGGCGCCGACGCGTACAGATGGTCTTCCAGGATTCGAGCAGTGCGCTGAATCCGCGCAAGAGCATCGCGCGCTGCCTCGGGGAGACGTTGGCGCTGCGCGGTGTGCCCAGGGCGCAGCGTGAAGGCGAGATCGCCGACTTGCTGACGCTGGTCGGGCTCGGCCCCGAGATTGGACCGCGTTTGCCGCATGAGCTTTCAGGCGGGCAGCGCCAGCGCATCGGCCTGGCGCGGGCGCTGGCGATGAAGCCCGAGGTGCTGATCGCCGACGAGCCGGTCTCGGCGCTCGACGTCTCGCTGCAGGCGCAGGTGATCAACCTGCTCTCGCGCCTGACCCGCGAACTCGGGCTGACGCTGCTTTTCATCAGCCACGACCTCGCGCTGGTGCGCACTTTGTGCAGCCGCATCGTCGTGATGCGCAAAGGCGCGATCGTCGAGCAGGGCCCTTGCCTCGATGTGCTCGACCGGCCGCAACACCCCTACACCCAAGCCCTCATCGCCGCCGTGCCGAAAGGCCTCGCCGGCCGGCGCACGCCGTTGCCCGTGCGTGCCGATGCGGCGACCACAGAAACCCGGGAAGACATCCATGGCGCAGCATAG
- a CDS encoding hydantoinase/oxoprolinase family protein, translating into MAQHSYRIGIDIGGTFTDVVVARDDGLIETRKVPSTPDDYSRGIAQALKALIEDYQTTPDRITGIVHATTVATNAILEYKGARTGLLTTAGFRDVLEMRRLRIPVLYDLQYDKPKPLAARRLRLEVNERLGPDGSVRVPLSREDVVAAARRFREEGVEAVAISFLHAYANPQHEMEAEEILQAELGEGVYICRGSEILPEIREYERTSTVVVNAYIGPVVRNYASALTARLASIGIGCQIEMMHSGGGIMRLGSAVKRAAALVESGPAAGVIACARLVSGSDEPSIISFDMGGTTAKAALIEHGEPARTTEYEVGAGINLSSKLVKGGGYPIKMPFIDVSEIGAGGGSIVAIDRMNQVSVGPQSAGAYPGPVCYGLGGAQATLTDAFLTLGYINDVALAGGSFPLKADAGRAALNDQVARPLGLDLQQTARGVLTLAVTTMTRAVKAVSTYRGRDPRQATLVAFGGNGPVVAAEVANALGIRRVIVPRAAGVFSALGLLRSDVEQEFVRPSRRRAGELDDAGLGELFAELGADARRILALEGYDLAQAEFRYAADLRYVGQAYELTVPARCFDIAELNELFHREHERTYGHRSQQDAVHLVNARLTARLPLVAPRHQFAAEAPMRRADRPVSFDTSGGGASIAVIGRADLDATARRGPFVIEEYDCTCVVGPGQSARLDEAGNIDIALEAA; encoded by the coding sequence ATGGCGCAGCATAGCTACCGGATCGGCATCGACATCGGCGGCACCTTCACCGATGTCGTGGTCGCGCGCGATGACGGGCTGATCGAGACCCGCAAGGTGCCGTCAACGCCGGACGACTACAGCCGCGGCATCGCCCAGGCGCTGAAGGCGCTGATCGAGGATTACCAGACCACGCCCGACCGCATCACCGGCATCGTCCATGCGACGACGGTGGCGACCAACGCCATCCTCGAATACAAGGGCGCCCGCACCGGCCTCCTGACCACCGCGGGCTTCCGTGACGTGCTCGAAATGCGCCGCCTGCGCATCCCGGTGCTTTACGACCTGCAATACGACAAGCCTAAGCCACTGGCGGCGCGGCGCCTGCGCCTCGAGGTCAATGAGCGGCTCGGCCCCGATGGCTCTGTCCGCGTGCCGCTTTCGCGCGAGGATGTCGTCGCGGCCGCGCGGCGCTTCCGCGAAGAGGGGGTCGAGGCTGTCGCGATCAGCTTTCTGCACGCCTATGCCAATCCGCAGCACGAGATGGAGGCCGAGGAGATCCTGCAGGCCGAGCTCGGCGAGGGCGTCTATATCTGCCGTGGGTCCGAGATCCTGCCGGAGATCCGGGAGTACGAGCGCACCTCGACCGTGGTGGTGAACGCCTATATTGGCCCGGTCGTGCGCAACTATGCCAGCGCGCTGACGGCGCGGCTCGCCTCGATCGGCATCGGCTGCCAGATCGAGATGATGCATTCCGGCGGCGGCATCATGCGGCTCGGCTCGGCCGTGAAGCGCGCTGCGGCGCTGGTCGAATCCGGCCCGGCGGCCGGCGTCATCGCCTGCGCGCGGCTGGTTTCGGGGAGCGACGAGCCCAGCATCATCTCCTTCGACATGGGCGGCACCACCGCCAAGGCGGCGCTGATCGAGCATGGCGAGCCGGCCCGCACCACCGAATACGAGGTCGGCGCCGGCATCAACCTGTCGAGCAAGCTGGTCAAGGGCGGCGGCTACCCGATCAAGATGCCGTTCATCGACGTCTCCGAGATCGGGGCGGGCGGCGGCAGCATCGTCGCGATCGACCGGATGAACCAGGTCTCGGTCGGTCCGCAGAGCGCCGGCGCGTATCCCGGGCCGGTCTGCTATGGCCTCGGCGGAGCGCAGGCGACGCTGACGGACGCCTTCCTGACGCTGGGCTACATCAACGATGTCGCACTCGCCGGCGGCAGCTTCCCGCTCAAGGCCGATGCCGGCCGTGCCGCGCTGAACGACCAGGTCGCGCGCCCGCTCGGGCTCGACCTCCAGCAGACGGCGCGCGGCGTGCTGACGCTCGCGGTCACCACGATGACGCGGGCGGTCAAGGCAGTCTCGACATATCGCGGGCGGGACCCGCGCCAGGCGACACTGGTCGCCTTCGGCGGCAATGGCCCGGTGGTCGCGGCCGAGGTGGCGAATGCGCTCGGCATCCGCCGCGTCATCGTCCCGCGCGCCGCCGGCGTCTTCAGCGCCCTCGGCCTGCTGCGCTCCGATGTCGAGCAGGAGTTCGTGCGGCCCTCGCGACGACGGGCGGGCGAGCTCGACGATGCCGGGCTGGGTGAGCTCTTCGCCGAGCTCGGCGCCGATGCCCGCCGCATCCTCGCTCTGGAAGGCTATGATTTGGCGCAGGCCGAATTCCGCTATGCCGCCGACCTGCGCTATGTCGGCCAGGCCTATGAGCTGACCGTGCCGGCGAGGTGCTTCGACATCGCCGAGCTAAACGAGCTGTTCCATCGCGAGCACGAGCGCACCTATGGCCATCGCTCGCAGCAGGACGCGGTGCATCTCGTCAACGCCCGCCTCACGGCGCGCCTGCCGCTCGTCGCGCCGCGCCACCAGTTTGCGGCTGAGGCGCCTATGCGGCGAGCCGACCGCCCGGTCTCCTTCGACACCAGCGGCGGCGGCGCTTCGATCGCCGTGATCGGCCGGGCCGATCTCGATGCTACGGCGCGGCGAGGTCCCTTCGTCATCGAGGAATATGACTGCACCTGCGTCGTTGGTCCCGGCCAGAGCGCCAGGCTCGATGAAGCCGGCAATATCGACATCGCCCTGGAGGCTGCATGA
- a CDS encoding hydantoinase B/oxoprolinase family protein, whose product MMREIDPITLEVIRNALASTADEMALIVMRSAYSPVVRDIMDYSTALCDAKGRVIAQGLTLPIQLCSFPRIMGFVRERYGDTLKPGDVLIANDPYGSGGQHLPDIYILKPIFVAGRLAGFAATVAHHTDLGGIVPGSVAIYATEIQQEGLRLPLLKLYEAGSPVDAVFRILEANTRSPVEVLGDIRAQIAACNVAEEGLRTLISRYGAEELDAYIEALHDHAEAMMRDVIRALPNGVYRATDYIDGVGGNPQPLPIVATVTVADDTIDIDFTGTADQVAASINCPISLPESASFCAIRCLSQQDIPNCEGYLRPITVRAPEGCLVNPRYPAACGARGVVGYRVFDAIMQALAQIVPERAMGGSEGGPYLLAAGGTHEGRPFVLNEMVVGTWGARSGKDGIEGISNPAANLSNQPVEMIEADMPVEVLRYGLLPDTGGPGEFRGGLSLIREFRFLAPVRFVLRGDRRDHPPFGLEGGGTGSPSGHIVIRADGTQQSLPTMPMESFNARAGDVFRLIGAGGGGYGDALRRDPIRIEDDLREGKVTAEGAVRDYGVVFAADGATIDLVATTRQRALRMGAKP is encoded by the coding sequence ATGATGCGCGAGATCGACCCGATCACGCTCGAGGTGATCCGCAATGCGCTCGCCTCGACCGCCGACGAGATGGCGCTGATCGTGATGCGCAGCGCCTATTCGCCCGTCGTGCGCGACATCATGGACTACTCGACCGCACTCTGCGATGCGAAGGGGCGAGTGATCGCACAGGGACTGACCCTGCCGATCCAGCTCTGCTCCTTCCCGCGCATCATGGGCTTCGTCAGGGAGCGCTATGGCGACACGCTGAAGCCGGGCGACGTGCTGATCGCCAACGACCCCTATGGCTCCGGCGGGCAACACCTGCCTGACATCTACATCCTGAAACCGATCTTCGTCGCCGGCAGGCTCGCAGGCTTCGCCGCGACGGTGGCCCATCACACCGATCTCGGCGGCATCGTGCCCGGTTCGGTCGCAATCTATGCCACCGAGATACAGCAGGAAGGCCTGCGCCTGCCGCTGCTCAAGCTCTACGAGGCCGGCTCGCCGGTCGACGCCGTCTTTCGCATCCTCGAGGCGAACACGCGCTCGCCGGTCGAGGTGCTCGGCGACATCCGCGCCCAGATCGCCGCGTGCAATGTCGCGGAGGAGGGACTGAGGACGCTGATCAGCCGCTACGGCGCGGAGGAGCTCGACGCCTATATCGAAGCGCTGCACGACCATGCCGAGGCGATGATGCGCGATGTCATCCGCGCCTTGCCGAATGGAGTTTACCGCGCCACCGACTATATCGATGGCGTCGGCGGGAACCCGCAGCCGCTGCCGATCGTCGCGACCGTCACCGTCGCCGACGATACGATCGACATCGATTTCACCGGCACGGCCGACCAGGTCGCGGCGTCGATCAACTGCCCGATCTCGCTGCCGGAATCCGCGTCCTTCTGCGCCATACGCTGCCTGTCCCAGCAGGATATCCCCAACTGCGAGGGATACCTGCGGCCGATCACGGTTCGGGCACCGGAGGGCTGCCTGGTCAATCCGCGATATCCGGCGGCCTGCGGCGCGCGTGGGGTCGTCGGCTACCGCGTTTTCGACGCGATCATGCAGGCTCTGGCGCAGATCGTGCCCGAACGGGCCATGGGCGGTTCCGAAGGCGGGCCCTATCTGCTCGCGGCCGGCGGCACGCATGAGGGCCGGCCCTTCGTGCTCAACGAGATGGTGGTCGGCACCTGGGGGGCTCGCTCCGGTAAGGACGGCATCGAGGGCATCTCCAACCCCGCAGCCAATCTCTCCAACCAACCGGTCGAGATGATCGAGGCCGACATGCCGGTTGAGGTACTGCGCTATGGCCTCTTGCCGGATACGGGCGGTCCCGGCGAGTTCCGCGGTGGGCTCTCGCTAATCCGCGAATTCCGCTTCCTGGCGCCGGTCCGCTTCGTGCTGCGCGGCGACCGTCGCGACCATCCGCCCTTCGGCTTAGAGGGCGGGGGGACGGGCTCACCTTCCGGTCACATCGTCATCCGGGCCGATGGCACGCAGCAGAGCCTGCCGACCATGCCGATGGAGAGCTTCAATGCCCGTGCCGGCGACGTCTTCCGCCTGATCGGGGCCGGCGGTGGCGGCTATGGCGATGCGCTGCGGCGCGATCCGATCCGCATCGAGGATGATCTGCGCGAGGGCAAGGTCACGGCGGAGGGTGCCGTGCGCGACTACGGCGTGGTCTTCGCCGCAGATGGGGCGACCATCGATCTTGTAGCCACGACGCGCCAGCGAGCCCTACGAATGGGAGCCAAGCCATGA
- a CDS encoding ABC transporter permease — protein sequence MLRLVAGRIVSSIGTLLFVGLALFALTRSGPGSPARIVLGADATAEQIAQFEQANGLDQPFLSQYAAWLGDVLRGDFGRSFVTGRDVAAEIANALPVTLAIVLFAFLIALIFGIGIGVLSALKPGGVFDRVSRFAAVLGLSIPAFWLGIVLIRFLAVDLRLLPPGGYFPLSAGLSLHLQSILMPSLSLAVYYIAVLARMTQASLQETLRGDYVRTARAMGLSSRQVVFYALVNALPPVVNLAALSFGYMFGWALIIEQVFNIPGLSRALLNAISQRDFLLLQGIVFLFTAIFVFANLGADLINRVLDPRQRAAA from the coding sequence ATGCTCCGCCTCGTCGCAGGCCGCATCGTCTCCTCGATCGGCACGCTGCTCTTCGTCGGCCTCGCGCTGTTCGCGCTGACGCGCTCCGGTCCGGGCTCCCCGGCCCGGATCGTGCTCGGGGCGGATGCGACCGCGGAGCAGATCGCGCAATTCGAGCAGGCGAACGGCCTCGACCAGCCCTTCCTCTCGCAATACGCCGCCTGGCTCGGCGATGTCCTGCGCGGGGATTTCGGCAGGTCCTTCGTCACTGGCCGCGACGTCGCTGCCGAGATCGCCAATGCGTTGCCGGTGACGCTGGCGATCGTGCTCTTCGCCTTCCTGATCGCGCTGATCTTCGGCATCGGCATCGGCGTCCTATCGGCGCTCAAGCCCGGCGGCGTCTTCGACCGGGTGAGCCGCTTCGCCGCGGTGCTTGGCCTGTCGATTCCGGCCTTCTGGCTCGGCATCGTGCTGATCCGCTTCCTCGCCGTCGACCTGCGCCTGCTGCCGCCGGGCGGTTATTTTCCACTATCGGCCGGACTGTCGCTGCACCTGCAGAGCATCCTGATGCCCTCGCTCTCGCTCGCGGTTTACTACATCGCCGTGCTGGCGCGGATGACGCAGGCGAGCCTGCAGGAGACCCTGCGAGGCGACTATGTCCGCACCGCCCGCGCCATGGGCCTCTCCTCCCGACAGGTGGTGTTCTACGCGTTGGTCAACGCGCTGCCGCCGGTGGTCAATCTCGCGGCGCTCTCCTTCGGCTACATGTTCGGCTGGGCGCTGATCATCGAGCAGGTCTTCAACATTCCCGGCCTGTCGCGCGCGCTGTTGAATGCGATCTCGCAGCGCGACTTCCTGCTGCTGCAGGGCATCGTCTTCCTGTTCACGGCGATCTTCGTCTTCGCCAATCTCGGCGCCGACCTGATCAATCGCGTGCTCGACCCACGCCAGAGGGCGGCGGCATGA